In Pseudophryne corroboree isolate aPseCor3 chromosome 7, aPseCor3.hap2, whole genome shotgun sequence, a single window of DNA contains:
- the STEAP3 gene encoding metalloreductase STEAP3 isoform X1, translated as MGEGPALSGSGQEAAPGHGQAEGMVKSDMAQPLLGNKNGDSAAQCILAYGDTIGILGTGNFARSLATRLLYSGFKVVVGSRNPKRNACLFPSDAEVTCQEDAMKRAELLFVAVFREHYSTLSSLSEALSGKILIDVSNNLEINVHGESNAEYLAALFPQCTVVKAFNVVSAWALQAGPKDGNKQVLISSNSPDARSRVASIARSMGFIPVDMGSLCAAREIENIPLRLLPFWKIPSVLALCLFIFFYLYNFVRVVLHPYLMENKNMFYKMPIEVMNVTLPCVAYVLLSLVYMPGILATFYQLRYGTKYRRFPDWLDEWMLHRKQIGLVSFFFAALHAVYSLCLPMRRSARYQIINEAIKQVKQNVSNSWVEEQVWRMEIYVSVGIMALGILSLLAVSSLPSVGNSLNWREFTFIQSTLGFAAMVISTLHTLTFGWSRAFEGSRYKFYLPPTFTLTLVVPFIIIIARILFLLPCIHVKLQKIRRGWEKDKYANVTSRLPSEGSRESSSNV; from the exons GCATGGTGAAATCTGACATGGCGCAACCTTTGCTCGGCAACAAGAACGGTGATTCTGCCGCACAATGCATCTTGGCGTATGGAGATACCATTGGGATTCTGGGAACTGGGAATTTTGCACGATCCCTGGCCACACGTCTGCTGTATTCGGGATTCAAGGTTGTGGTGGGAAGCAGGAACCCTAAGCGCAATGCCTGCCTCTTCCCAAGCGACGCTGAGGTGACTTGCCAAGAAGATGCCATGAAACGCGCTGAGCTGCTGTTTGTGGCGGTTTTTAGGGAACATTATTCAACATTAAGCTCATTGTCCGAGGCCTTGTCTGGGAAAATACTGATCGATGTCAGTAATAACCTGGAGATCAACGTTCACGGAGAATCCAACGCTGAATACCTGGCCGCTCTCTTCCCACAGTGCACTGTGGTGAAAGCATTTAATGTGGTCTCAGCCTGGGCTCTGCAGGCCGGACCAAAGGATGGAAACAAACAG GTCCTCATCTCCTCCAACAGCCCCGATGCCCGGAGCCGCGTAGCCTCCATCGCTCGCAGCATGGGATTCATCCCTGTGGATATGGGATCCCTCTGCGCAGCTCGTGAAATTGAGAACATCCCTCTGCGCCTCCTGCCATTCTGGAAGATCCCGTCGGTGCTTGCTCTCTGCCTCTTCATTTTCTTCTACCTCTACAACTTTGTGCGTGTGGTCCTGCACCCATATCTGATGGAGAACAAGAACATGTTCTACAAGATGCCCATAGAAGTGATGAATGTTACGTTACCCTGTGTGGCCTACGTTTTGCTGTCTCTGGTTTACATGCCAGGAATCCTTGCCACCTTTTACCAGCTGCGTTATGGCACAAAGTACAGGCGATTCCCAGACTGGTTGGACGAGTGGATGTTGCACAGGAAGCAGATTGGCCTGGTCAGCTTCTTCTTCGCGGCTCTGCACGCGGTGTATAGCCTCTGTCTGCCCATGCGTAGATCTGCCCGCTACCAGATCATCAACGAGGCCATCAAGCAG GTAAAGCAAAATGTGTCCAATTCCTGGGTGGAGGAGCAGGTCTGGAGAATGGAGATCTACGTCTCAGTCGGGATAATGGCCCTTGGAATTCTGTCCCTCTTGGCTGTTTCTTCCTTACCATCTGTCGGAAATTCCCTGAACTGGAGAGAGTTCACATTCATCCAG TCTACGCTGGGATTTGCCGCCATGGTAATCAGCACCCTCCATACACTTACGTTTGGGTGGTCACGAGCGTTTGAAGGAAGCCGCTACAAGTTTTACCTGCCGCCTACCTTTACCCTCACGCTGGTGGTGCCTTTCATCATCATAATAGCCAGAATCCTCTTCCTATTGCCGTGTATTCACGTAAAACTGCAGAAGATCCGCAGAGGGTGGGAGAAGGACAAGTACGCAAATGTCACCAGCCGGCTTCCCAGTGAGGGATCAAGGGAATCTTCCAGCAATGTTTGA
- the STEAP3 gene encoding metalloreductase STEAP3 isoform X2 — protein MVKSDMAQPLLGNKNGDSAAQCILAYGDTIGILGTGNFARSLATRLLYSGFKVVVGSRNPKRNACLFPSDAEVTCQEDAMKRAELLFVAVFREHYSTLSSLSEALSGKILIDVSNNLEINVHGESNAEYLAALFPQCTVVKAFNVVSAWALQAGPKDGNKQVLISSNSPDARSRVASIARSMGFIPVDMGSLCAAREIENIPLRLLPFWKIPSVLALCLFIFFYLYNFVRVVLHPYLMENKNMFYKMPIEVMNVTLPCVAYVLLSLVYMPGILATFYQLRYGTKYRRFPDWLDEWMLHRKQIGLVSFFFAALHAVYSLCLPMRRSARYQIINEAIKQVKQNVSNSWVEEQVWRMEIYVSVGIMALGILSLLAVSSLPSVGNSLNWREFTFIQSTLGFAAMVISTLHTLTFGWSRAFEGSRYKFYLPPTFTLTLVVPFIIIIARILFLLPCIHVKLQKIRRGWEKDKYANVTSRLPSEGSRESSSNV, from the exons ATGGTGAAATCTGACATGGCGCAACCTTTGCTCGGCAACAAGAACGGTGATTCTGCCGCACAATGCATCTTGGCGTATGGAGATACCATTGGGATTCTGGGAACTGGGAATTTTGCACGATCCCTGGCCACACGTCTGCTGTATTCGGGATTCAAGGTTGTGGTGGGAAGCAGGAACCCTAAGCGCAATGCCTGCCTCTTCCCAAGCGACGCTGAGGTGACTTGCCAAGAAGATGCCATGAAACGCGCTGAGCTGCTGTTTGTGGCGGTTTTTAGGGAACATTATTCAACATTAAGCTCATTGTCCGAGGCCTTGTCTGGGAAAATACTGATCGATGTCAGTAATAACCTGGAGATCAACGTTCACGGAGAATCCAACGCTGAATACCTGGCCGCTCTCTTCCCACAGTGCACTGTGGTGAAAGCATTTAATGTGGTCTCAGCCTGGGCTCTGCAGGCCGGACCAAAGGATGGAAACAAACAG GTCCTCATCTCCTCCAACAGCCCCGATGCCCGGAGCCGCGTAGCCTCCATCGCTCGCAGCATGGGATTCATCCCTGTGGATATGGGATCCCTCTGCGCAGCTCGTGAAATTGAGAACATCCCTCTGCGCCTCCTGCCATTCTGGAAGATCCCGTCGGTGCTTGCTCTCTGCCTCTTCATTTTCTTCTACCTCTACAACTTTGTGCGTGTGGTCCTGCACCCATATCTGATGGAGAACAAGAACATGTTCTACAAGATGCCCATAGAAGTGATGAATGTTACGTTACCCTGTGTGGCCTACGTTTTGCTGTCTCTGGTTTACATGCCAGGAATCCTTGCCACCTTTTACCAGCTGCGTTATGGCACAAAGTACAGGCGATTCCCAGACTGGTTGGACGAGTGGATGTTGCACAGGAAGCAGATTGGCCTGGTCAGCTTCTTCTTCGCGGCTCTGCACGCGGTGTATAGCCTCTGTCTGCCCATGCGTAGATCTGCCCGCTACCAGATCATCAACGAGGCCATCAAGCAG GTAAAGCAAAATGTGTCCAATTCCTGGGTGGAGGAGCAGGTCTGGAGAATGGAGATCTACGTCTCAGTCGGGATAATGGCCCTTGGAATTCTGTCCCTCTTGGCTGTTTCTTCCTTACCATCTGTCGGAAATTCCCTGAACTGGAGAGAGTTCACATTCATCCAG TCTACGCTGGGATTTGCCGCCATGGTAATCAGCACCCTCCATACACTTACGTTTGGGTGGTCACGAGCGTTTGAAGGAAGCCGCTACAAGTTTTACCTGCCGCCTACCTTTACCCTCACGCTGGTGGTGCCTTTCATCATCATAATAGCCAGAATCCTCTTCCTATTGCCGTGTATTCACGTAAAACTGCAGAAGATCCGCAGAGGGTGGGAGAAGGACAAGTACGCAAATGTCACCAGCCGGCTTCCCAGTGAGGGATCAAGGGAATCTTCCAGCAATGTTTGA